GAAGGCAATTGTTTTCCAACTGGTGTTTTCACGTCTGAAATTACACTGGTTTTGTCTGGGAGCTCAAGTTTCCACCGACACTGGTGCACGTCAGGTGAACAGGAGGCTCTTACAATGACAGCCTGTCAATGTAATTTCTCCGCCTTCAGTCAAGCTTAGCTATTGTCCCTTTCTAGTTGTACAATCACGCTAATTGGGCAAAATTAAGGTTTGCTCAATGTTTGATTTAGAAAATACTATTCAAAAGAAGTTAAGTCTGCTGTAGGCTTATGAAAATATCTCGGGAGGGAATGTTTCAATTTGCTTGTATGGATGACAAACACCCAGCGATGGTTTTGcatggaaatgaaaatgcaaaaccAACACTGAGGTGAATGCAAAACACGATGCGAAAATGACAACATAGAATAAAAGCATGTCGCATTATGAGCATTAGAAGTGTCCAGTTTGAACTTACTGCAGTTTGTTTCATAACTGCACACTGTTTGCAGTAACAGGATTAGTgtagtataaatatataatatagaCTAAAATGACATGATAAGCCACACACAGAAACTAAATATTTGCAAAGTGATACTTGTGAGGTTTTGTTGTGATAACAACTCAGGGTCATGGGCAGAAAGGAGTTTAGTGTGCTTATGGGCTCATCTCCTGACAGATAGTTACACCAAAGAGAATCAAAGAGCAAACCACAAGCAAATGTCAGGAAAATGCTCCGGATGGATGAAACCCTCctgcacaacacacaaacagatacacacacaaacgcacagtGAGTCTTTCCTTCTTAAATGCAGCGCCAACAAATAAGATGCCACCATTCACAGCCTTTCTTTCAGATTTAAGGttctgtcattttagacaaaatcaaaattaaagTGCCAATAATACTACAGcgattgtctttttttaattctaaAAGTTAAAGAATATGTTGATTATAAATGTTATGGGGTGCTGATCTTTCATTTCATGTCCATTTGTaccacacatgtaaatataggttATTATTTAAAGGACCATTTCACATGATTTGCAGTTACTTGGAATTACACCTTCAGGTGGCCGGGATAGAGGTGGGGCCATTTGCACCAATCCGCCGTGGGGCTTTCGAGCGAGTTTGCATACAACAAAATCTCCTGATGTactgacacacatgcactccAGCCTCCATCTCTGGCTAATCcacagcatggctgcaccagccgTTCTGCTGGTTTTGTGCTGGGCTTTTGGACTGAGCTACAGTGCGAGTTCACCCGAATGGTTCCAAAATATTTCGACCAATCTCTTCAATTTGTCTGGAGACATTATGCTCGGAGGGCTCTTTCCCATTAACCAGCTCACCAGCAACCTCAGCCAGAGGAGGGAGCCTGATAACATCAGCTGTGAAAGGTAATGGGTTATGAAATATAGTATTTTAGGGGAAATAATGACCCACTTCTCTTATATTCTGCACTGAAATGTGTGCTTAACTTGACTAACAAggcctccattttgtttttttctgcccgTGGTCCCACAGTATAAATGAGTATGGACTGGGCCTCGCTCTAGTAATGAAATATGCAGTGGATGAGATCAACGCAAACCAAATTCTGCTCCCTGGCCTCAAGTTGGGTTACGAAATCTATGACACATGCAGACAATCTGCCGTCATTGTGAAGCCGGCTATCTCTTTCCTCACTGCAAAGTCTGACAATGTGCTATCTGTGGAGTGTAATTACACCAACTATGAGACCAGCATATCAGCCGTGATCGGGCCTTATAGCTCGGAAATGGTGTCAGTCATAGGAAAACTCATGGGATTCTTTCTGATGCCACAGGTTTGGTTAAAATTATGTCTCATCATATGTTCACATGCATTCTCGTTTTGGGTTGATTTGACAGTTTTGTTCCTCAAGAAATATTCctaatttttaaagaaattataaAATTCAAGCTAAATATTAAACACATAGAACAACATGGAAGAAGGCAAGTGAGCTGTCTCACAAAGCAAGATGTAATACAGTAAAACATTCATTTGTTCTTCATTATTGTCAATCCTAAAAtgtttgggcttttttttacaatataatTACATAGAAAACAGCTGCCCACTTGAAGTATCCTGCAACCTGTGGCCGtatgcagtgatggaatgtaggTTGAGTGCAAGTACTGTACTGGttagtacaattttgaagtaccTGTTCtttacttaaaggggctctatttATCAATTTTTAACAATTTACATGCATTAATGATTTTTTATTGAAGATATGAGAGTGAATTGTAACTtgacgtaaaaaaaaaacgagacctttcccgtctctctcagttgcctatgCAAGTTTACTGCTGCTGGAATGTGGACAGTTTGTGAAGGAGTCCAGTCGGATTTTctgcaacagtccaaaggatgagactttatgcacgttctcgagtgcctctccgctaacagagaacaacagtagctaacattagatTAGAATTGaagtccgctaacataaactaagaCCGGCCTCCAGTTCCACAAAACCCCtttcagtattttcattttctattactatatacttccactccactacattttggaggcaaatactcAACTTTTACTCCACCTTTGATAAATTTaattacaagttactttgcagattgcatcctgcatcagagccaaagtagtgcatttttagattattttatcaaaaaaaaaaacactgcttccAAACATCAGAAACCCTACAAAGGCTAACTGCAGTAACTATGCGAAATATGAGACTGAGAAAAATGGCTTCAAAGTGTTTTGACTGTAAAGCCAAATGAATATGAATACAAAAGTGGTAATGTTcttattaatatatatattctttaaattattttcatttcggAAAAATTATGACCAAATATTTGGCCTGTTACCctaaaaatgcaaatactgCACTCTGCCTTTCTATTACCTGAAAAGGATATACATAGGTAGTGCAACGCAGTAAACACAATCTTCTTTGTGTCTTCTTCCTGAGCTAATCTCTCAAAAAGATCTGTCAATAATGGGCAGGCCTGGGTAACATCAGTGTGGTAAAATTCAGAATTGgtataatattaataatcttAATAATCTTCTCACTTCAGATTAGCTATGGCGCCACCAGTGACAAATTCAGTGACAAGCTCCTCTACCCGTCATTCTTCCGCACGGTGCCAAGTGACAAATGGCAGGTGGAAGTCATGGTGCGCCTGCTGAATGAGTTTAAATGGAACTGGGTGGCGGTGGTGGGCAGTGAAGAGGAGTACGGACAACGAGGTGTGCAGGAATTCTCCAAAGTAGCCTCAAATAACTCAGTCTGCGTGGCCTATCAGGGGCTGATCCCAATATACACTGACCCTGCACCAGCTGTCAAAACCATCATCGACAATATAATAGCAACCAAAGTCGGAGTGGTAGTGGTCTTTTCTCTCCCAGATCCagcttctgtcttttttaaagagGTTAGTGAAGCATTTTAAACAAGTATTACATCTTGTAGGTGGATACATTATATTCAATTCAGTCATTAATCCAATCTCCCCCAGATTATCAGGAGGAATGTAACGGGTGTGTGGATTGCCAGCACAAGTTGGGCCATCCATAGTCAAATGACTTCTCTCCCCGATATCCAAAAAGTCGGCACAATCATTGGATTTACTGACAGGATGCAGACCCTGGATATGTTCACTGCATACACACGGGAGCTCTTCGTTAAACTGAGTGAGGACAggtcaccaccaccaccagatCCTCTCAATCCCTGCCCACAATGCTGGAACTTCTCACCTGCCAACATTACCTTGGTGGAACAGCCTGTGCTGCAGCGCACAGCTTTCAGTGTGTATGCTGCCATCTACAGCGTGGCACAGGCACTGCACAACCTGCTGGGATGCAGTGCAACTGCCTGTGAGCGAGGACCTGACACTAAAATCTATCCCTGGAAGgtgatgtttttgtctgttttatagCTGATTGCAGAattttttaacaacactgactttaaaaaattaattaaactttattttacagctgtTGGAGACTTTAAGGAATACATCTGTAGACATGAACGGCACACGCTTAGTATTTGACAGTGATGGCAACCCAA
This Pagrus major chromosome 6, Pma_NU_1.0 DNA region includes the following protein-coding sequences:
- the tas1r3 gene encoding taste receptor type 1 member 3 translates to MAAPAVLLVLCWAFGLSYSASSPEWFQNISTNLFNLSGDIMLGGLFPINQLTSNLSQRREPDNISCESINEYGLGLALVMKYAVDEINANQILLPGLKLGYEIYDTCRQSAVIVKPAISFLTAKSDNVLSVECNYTNYETSISAVIGPYSSEMVSVIGKLMGFFLMPQISYGATSDKFSDKLLYPSFFRTVPSDKWQVEVMVRLLNEFKWNWVAVVGSEEEYGQRGVQEFSKVASNNSVCVAYQGLIPIYTDPAPAVKTIIDNIIATKVGVVVVFSLPDPASVFFKEIIRRNVTGVWIASTSWAIHSQMTSLPDIQKVGTIIGFTDRMQTLDMFTAYTRELFVKLSEDRSPPPPDPLNPCPQCWNFSPANITLVEQPVLQRTAFSVYAAIYSVAQALHNLLGCSATACERGPDTKIYPWKLLETLRNTSVDMNGTRLVFDSDGNPNIGYNLVEWNWTGSAVEFIEIGSYEQNLDINKSLFKWHTGNSEAPQSTCSSDCDPGQVRRVKGFHSCCFDCIDCLAGTYQANKEDIQCKHCPEGQWSEERSTNCTAPTFVVLSWDTPEALAMTLAGVLVVVCQGSVGVVFLKHRGTFLVKASGGVLSFVALLSLMAACLSLLLFLGQPGDGVCRLQLPLTSIFQTVALSIIAFISLQIFYISEFPKTAASHLHVLRGPGIWLFVLVCCVVQAGICGWFVQEGPSLSKYLANMKIDFVTKFLACPVEPLSGFALMEGFISALALISFMCTFMAVKPLHQYNLARDITFASLIYCVIWVTFIPIYIGQGHKNRSIVHVSFTLASNFGLVAAYYFPKCYLLLRKPELDKAEHFCTFLEGVPPTPIQEEPQSQTESEQSSRVM